The genomic stretch ACGGCGGACGTAGACGACGGGAATGCCGAGCGCGACGGATTCGACAATAGTGCCGTACCCCGGCTTGGTGACCACGAGGTCCACGGAAGCCAGGATCTGTTTGAACGGGAGGCCAAGGGCGGCGAGCGACACGACTCGCGAGCAGTCGTTCGGAACAGGGCCATCGAAGAGGAAGCGACAGGATTGCATGGCGTCCATCTGTTCGAACGGCGGATTGGTGAGTGGAATACCGCCGAATCCGACCAGGATCAGACGGTCTTCATCGTCGGCGCCTACGGACCGTCGCAGTTGCGCGCGCTGAGGACTGCTCGGCTCCGCGATGGGGCCGATGTCATACAGGTTTCGAAAGGCCGTGATGGCCAGGCCCGGAGCCACCCGCAGGAAGGCGTCAGCCTGGCCATAGGCGGCTCGGATCTGGCGCAGGATGGCGACTTGATCAGATAGTGCGTGATCGAGGAATGGTTCGAGCACGAGGTCCCACGAGAGGGAACAGAGCCCGATCGTCGGGACGTTCGCCGCGGCCCCGGCGGCAACTCCAAGATGGGAGATATCCGAGAGGACCACGGCTGGCCGGGCGTCACGTATCAGAGCAGCCTCGGCGGCGATCTTCCGCTCCCAATCCGCGTGGAGTGTCCGGTGAGCCTCCCACGTTCCCGGAACATCGATTGTGAGTGGCCCGTTCTGGATACAACCGACATCCTGTTGGGCGGAACTCAATTCCCAGGGCAGCGACAGGCGGGGTTCAAAGAACGTGGCAGGCACGGATGTTCGAAGGAGGGCCTTCAGGTGCGGGACTCGCTTCGCCAGGGCGTTCAGGACCGGCACCACCTGCGCCGCATGGCCGTAGCCATGCCCTGAAATAGAACACCAAATCAGCGGCATGGCAGGGGATGGACATGCGCCACCGTGGTGATGCTCAATCTGGCATCCTGCTCGCTGGACAATCGACGAGATATCTGCGGACCTGCACCGTCCGTGACCCTATTCGGTGCCGTGTCGGAGTTACTCGTGGGAGTGGTACGCGAGAGCATCATCCGCCGATCAGCTGTTTGAGTAGTCGGATTCCATCGGGGCGATGTTGTACATGAGCTCCAAATCGAACTCGTCGATCAGTTCGTTTACGGCAGCCCGCCCCATGTCGGAACGCACTTCGTTGATCACCAATTCGATCGCCATGGCGGCGTGCTGGCCGTACTGGGTGATGGCGGATTCGATTCGTTGTCTGGCTGTGTCGAGATCCATAGGTCCTCCACTCCGGGTTACCCGAGCGTTCGCAGGAGTTGTTGCAGTTCCGGCACGAGGTCTACACCGCCATTCGATCGACCGGACACCGCGGCATCGATCCCGGCCTTCAAGACCGGTTTGGCGTCCTCTGTTTTCCCCAGCTTCACGAGTGCGCGCCCCAGCGCGAGGTGCGAG from Nitrospira sp. encodes the following:
- a CDS encoding tetratricopeptide repeat protein; translation: MDISAFRQMVEKNPKGFLGRYGLGNKILQEGGSLEEAAEHLTVATQLDPTHVASHLALGRALVKLGKTEDAKPVLKAGIDAAVSGRSNGGVDLVPELQQLLRTLG